A single region of the Desulfotignum phosphitoxidans DSM 13687 genome encodes:
- a CDS encoding ABC transporter substrate-binding protein, with amino-acid sequence MALLDRTVHNIQTPLLPPVTDKISAGSLKRWAVWVLIAAGILFSGFSGPVWADDHDIRIADGKGDWGYPTPFRHYPRGPGYIRMSWVFDTLVWKDQKGYVPGLAKDWAYDPQHLAFTFHLDPAALWHDGTPVTAHDVVFTLAYFQQHPYPWISIDAVDRAKALDDHTVTIYLSKPYAPFLSDIGGTMPVIPKHVWQKITEPESCIDSACMVGSGPYVFKDFDKTQGTYLFEAFEPYYQGTPKKQRLIYVRTSKALMSLVTGQADLANIQPDMAASLEKKGLTVIENERGWNKKLMINHTRPPFDDRNFRQALAYAIDPQEIIDKSHRGFGTPASYGLLSVDHEMYNPDTPDYPYNPEKARQIMTDLGWTPGPDGVFHKDGHPLALELIASNLTVAGESVSDRDGEIIARQLRDIGIHVTLVNQEQTTTDSRVKNWDFDLAVSGHGGISGDPKVLNEMTASIYGGGSVNSARYDTCPELNALMDAQMTEMDPEKRKRLVFEIQAVYARELPAISLYYPVTLAAYNPDKGIEWFYTRGGISKGVPIPQNKLALIR; translated from the coding sequence ATGGCGTTACTTGACCGGACCGTCCACAACATCCAAACCCCGCTTCTTCCGCCTGTAACGGACAAAATTTCTGCCGGGTCCCTGAAAAGGTGGGCCGTTTGGGTGCTGATTGCCGCAGGCATTCTTTTTTCAGGTTTTTCCGGTCCCGTATGGGCGGATGATCATGACATCCGCATTGCCGACGGCAAAGGGGACTGGGGATATCCCACCCCGTTCCGGCATTATCCCCGGGGACCCGGGTATATCCGCATGTCCTGGGTATTTGACACCCTGGTGTGGAAGGATCAGAAAGGATATGTGCCGGGTCTGGCCAAGGACTGGGCCTATGATCCGCAACACCTGGCATTTACTTTTCATCTGGACCCGGCGGCCCTGTGGCATGACGGCACGCCCGTCACGGCCCATGATGTGGTGTTCACCCTTGCTTATTTTCAGCAGCACCCGTACCCGTGGATTTCCATTGATGCCGTGGACCGGGCCAAAGCCCTGGATGATCATACCGTGACCATTTATCTGTCAAAGCCCTATGCCCCGTTTCTGTCGGATATCGGGGGCACCATGCCCGTGATCCCCAAACATGTATGGCAAAAAATCACTGAGCCGGAGTCCTGCATCGATTCCGCCTGCATGGTGGGCAGCGGGCCTTATGTGTTCAAGGATTTCGATAAAACCCAGGGCACCTATCTGTTCGAGGCATTTGAACCCTATTACCAGGGAACCCCGAAAAAACAGCGCCTGATTTATGTACGCACGTCCAAAGCCCTGATGTCCCTGGTCACGGGCCAGGCAGACCTGGCCAATATCCAGCCGGACATGGCCGCATCCCTGGAAAAAAAAGGGCTGACCGTGATTGAAAACGAGCGGGGCTGGAACAAGAAGCTGATGATCAACCACACCAGACCCCCTTTTGATGACCGAAATTTCCGGCAGGCCCTGGCCTATGCCATCGATCCCCAGGAGATCATCGACAAATCCCACCGGGGATTCGGCACACCCGCCTCCTACGGTCTGCTGAGCGTGGATCATGAGATGTACAACCCGGACACGCCGGACTATCCTTACAACCCGGAAAAAGCCCGGCAAATCATGACGGATCTGGGCTGGACCCCGGGGCCGGACGGGGTGTTTCATAAAGACGGGCACCCCCTGGCCCTGGAGCTGATCGCCTCCAATCTCACGGTGGCCGGGGAAAGTGTGTCTGACCGGGACGGAGAGATCATTGCCCGGCAGCTCAGGGATATCGGCATTCACGTCACCCTGGTGAACCAGGAGCAGACCACCACGGACAGCCGGGTGAAAAACTGGGATTTCGATCTGGCCGTGTCCGGCCACGGCGGTATTTCCGGGGATCCCAAAGTGCTCAATGAAATGACTGCTTCCATCTACGGAGGCGGGTCCGTGAACAGCGCCCGGTATGATACCTGCCCGGAACTCAATGCCCTGATGGATGCCCAGATGACGGAGATGGACCCGGAAAAACGAAAACGCCTGGTATTTGAGATCCAGGCCGTCTATGCCCGGGAACTGCCGGCCATCTCTTTGTATTATCCAGTGACCCTGGCTGCGTACAATCCGGACAAAGGCATTGAATGGTTTTACACCCGGGGCGGCATCAGCAAAGGCGTGCCCATTCCCCAGAACAAACTGGCCCTGATCCGGTAA
- a CDS encoding ABC transporter permease, protein MQASDRHTWLTPVLAYLAAALILAFLSHSLPRMLPGDFVTAMYGASDVTLTAEQAADLRALYQDDSGFTAFLGRVFCLDWGYSYAFQAPVAALFFDALPWTLVLMGTAHVLSSILGFVLGVEAAWRRGTRTEKAGVGLMTVLEGIPELCSGVLLLLVFALNLGWFPAAGAQTAYADHTFVQQAADRLHHLALPLTTLVLAYFPGNFLLARAGMVMVMKSPFVLTARAKGLPPLRVRYAHAARNALLPLVTRFGLRFAFMITGALVVETLFSYPGLGTLLFNAIAMRDLPLIQGIVLAASIMVLGINLALEFIYILLDPRVAHAS, encoded by the coding sequence ATGCAAGCTTCTGACCGACATACCTGGCTGACCCCCGTGCTGGCCTATCTGGCTGCGGCCCTGATCCTGGCGTTTCTGAGCCACAGCCTGCCCCGGATGCTGCCCGGTGATTTTGTCACGGCCATGTACGGGGCTTCCGATGTCACCCTCACGGCAGAGCAGGCTGCGGACCTTCGGGCCCTGTACCAGGATGATTCCGGATTCACGGCGTTTTTAGGCCGGGTCTTTTGCCTGGACTGGGGGTATTCCTACGCGTTTCAGGCCCCCGTGGCGGCCCTGTTTTTCGATGCCCTTCCCTGGACCCTGGTGCTCATGGGCACGGCCCATGTGCTGTCTTCGATTCTGGGATTTGTGCTGGGCGTGGAAGCGGCCTGGCGGCGGGGCACCCGCACGGAAAAAGCCGGGGTGGGCCTCATGACCGTGCTGGAAGGGATTCCGGAACTGTGCTCCGGGGTGCTGCTGCTGCTGGTATTTGCGTTGAATCTGGGCTGGTTTCCCGCAGCCGGGGCCCAGACCGCGTATGCCGATCACACCTTTGTGCAGCAGGCGGCGGATCGGCTGCACCACCTGGCCCTGCCCTTGACCACCCTGGTTCTGGCCTATTTTCCCGGCAATTTTCTGCTGGCCCGGGCCGGCATGGTCATGGTGATGAAAAGCCCGTTTGTGTTAACGGCCCGGGCCAAGGGGCTGCCGCCATTGCGGGTGCGGTACGCCCATGCGGCCCGCAACGCGCTGTTGCCCCTGGTGACCCGGTTCGGGCTGCGGTTTGCCTTTATGATCACAGGGGCCCTGGTGGTGGAAACCCTGTTTTCCTATCCCGGCCTGGGCACCCTGCTTTTCAATGCCATTGCCATGCGGGACCTGCCGTTGATCCAGGGCATTGTCCTGGCGGCATCCATCATGGTGCTGGGAATCAACCTGGCCCTGGAATTTATCTATATCCTGCTGGATCCCCGGGTGGCCCATGCATCTTGA
- a CDS encoding L-cysteine desulfidase family protein, producing the protein MEKTDPRYGAYLNILKEELVPAMGCTEPIAVAYAAARAATVLKDLPDRVTIQASDNIVKNVKSVVVPNTGGLRGIAAAAAAGIAAGNADDMLEVIAHVDEAGKQRIRQFLKTCDIQVLPLTTDILFDLKVTVFKGSSRAMVQISHFHTNIVRIENDGDIMYQNQDCDEVNTTVLTDRTLLNVEDIVDFASSVTLSEVDTLLQKMVDLNMAIAEQGVSGTWGANIGKVLMEVWGDDIKVRAKAMAAGGSDARMSGCELPVMIVSGSGNQGITASVPVVVYGKHLGVDPDTLFRALLVSCLVTIHQKTGIGRLSAYCGAVSAGVGAGAGISWLHGGRYREIAHTIVNALAMVSGIICDGAKPSCAAKIAMSVEAGLLGFFMFQKGKQFYGGDGIVKKGVENTIVNIGRLGRDGMRETDREIIRMMLGH; encoded by the coding sequence ATGGAAAAAACCGATCCCCGGTACGGGGCATATCTGAACATCCTAAAAGAAGAACTGGTGCCGGCCATGGGATGCACCGAACCCATTGCCGTGGCCTATGCCGCAGCCCGGGCCGCCACAGTGCTCAAAGATCTGCCGGACCGGGTCACCATTCAGGCCAGCGACAATATCGTTAAAAACGTCAAAAGTGTGGTGGTGCCCAATACCGGAGGACTGCGTGGCATTGCCGCGGCAGCCGCGGCCGGGATTGCCGCTGGAAATGCTGATGACATGCTGGAAGTGATCGCCCATGTGGATGAAGCCGGCAAACAGCGGATCCGGCAGTTTCTGAAAACCTGTGATATTCAGGTGTTACCGCTGACCACCGACATTTTGTTTGATCTGAAAGTCACGGTTTTCAAAGGATCGTCCCGGGCCATGGTTCAGATTTCCCATTTTCACACCAATATCGTTCGGATCGAAAATGACGGCGATATTATGTACCAAAACCAGGATTGTGACGAAGTCAACACCACGGTACTCACGGACCGGACCCTGCTCAATGTCGAGGATATTGTGGATTTTGCCTCTTCAGTGACCCTTTCCGAAGTTGACACCCTGCTGCAGAAAATGGTGGATCTCAACATGGCCATTGCCGAGCAGGGAGTATCCGGGACCTGGGGGGCCAATATCGGCAAAGTCCTGATGGAAGTGTGGGGGGATGACATCAAGGTCAGGGCCAAAGCCATGGCCGCCGGCGGGTCCGACGCCCGCATGAGCGGATGTGAACTCCCCGTGATGATCGTATCGGGTTCGGGCAACCAGGGCATCACGGCATCCGTGCCCGTGGTGGTGTATGGGAAGCATTTGGGCGTGGATCCAGACACCTTGTTCCGGGCCCTGCTGGTCTCCTGTCTGGTGACCATTCACCAGAAAACCGGCATCGGCCGGCTGTCCGCCTACTGCGGGGCCGTGAGCGCGGGGGTGGGGGCCGGGGCCGGGATCTCCTGGCTCCACGGGGGCCGGTACCGGGAGATCGCCCACACCATTGTCAATGCCCTGGCCATGGTGTCCGGCATCATCTGTGACGGGGCCAAACCCTCGTGCGCCGCCAAGATCGCCATGTCTGTGGAAGCCGGACTTCTGGGGTTTTTCATGTTCCAGAAAGGCAAACAGTTTTACGGCGGGGACGGGATCGTGAAAAAAGGCGTGGAAAATACCATTGTCAACATCGGGCGCCTGGGCCGGGACGGCATGCGGGAAACCGACCGGGAGATAATCCGCATGATGCTGGGACACTAA